One part of the Streptomyces ferrugineus genome encodes these proteins:
- a CDS encoding DUF5667 domain-containing protein: MIANVSAHRRANAFAQALDELTDRGSAAEQAEQPDGSAPASAAAEQTERGRLLALTESLDELPKPELDPEVKVVQRAQLVAAMEAMLQEGTAGGEAGPALPEQRSDRARGAHRASPLGKLRPRSRLAKGLTAGGLSVGVAAGAFGGVSAASSDALPGDSLYGLKRGIEDFKLNILADGDSERGRTYLDHASTRLNEARRLMERGRGGHLDHESMAEIRRALSGMRHDASEGHRLLREAYERDPDSLGPIQALSAFSRSHRPAWGNLRERLPLQLGDVSNDVSSVFDAIDEEVAPLQSLLPKQPPESGDGKRHGGSGSDSTGTSGSDRSAHPSAGDSGSSDGNRSSRPSNSAESSGSESDGLLGGNTGGLLDPPKDTGSSGSSSSTPSPTTEPAVTLPPLLPGLLPGLGIEGEDAN; encoded by the coding sequence GTGATCGCGAACGTATCGGCACACCGGCGGGCGAACGCCTTCGCCCAGGCCCTGGACGAGTTGACCGACCGGGGCTCGGCGGCCGAGCAGGCCGAGCAGCCCGATGGATCGGCACCGGCATCGGCTGCTGCGGAACAGACCGAGCGAGGGCGCCTGTTGGCCCTCACCGAGAGTCTCGACGAGTTGCCCAAGCCCGAGCTCGACCCCGAGGTCAAGGTGGTCCAGCGGGCCCAGCTCGTGGCCGCGATGGAGGCCATGCTGCAGGAGGGCACCGCCGGCGGCGAGGCGGGTCCCGCGCTGCCCGAGCAGCGTTCGGATCGGGCACGAGGGGCTCACCGGGCGTCCCCCCTGGGAAAGTTGCGGCCCCGCTCACGGCTGGCCAAGGGGCTCACCGCGGGCGGGCTCAGCGTCGGTGTCGCCGCCGGCGCCTTCGGCGGAGTCTCCGCCGCGAGTTCCGACGCGCTGCCCGGCGACTCCCTCTACGGCCTCAAGCGCGGCATCGAGGACTTCAAGCTCAACATCCTGGCCGACGGCGACAGCGAGCGCGGGCGCACCTATCTCGACCACGCCTCCACACGGCTGAACGAGGCCCGGCGGCTGATGGAGCGCGGCCGGGGCGGACATCTCGACCACGAGTCCATGGCGGAGATCCGCCGCGCCCTGTCCGGCATGCGGCACGACGCCTCCGAGGGGCACCGCCTGCTGCGCGAGGCCTACGAGCGCGACCCTGACTCCCTGGGCCCCATCCAGGCCCTGTCCGCCTTCTCCCGCTCGCACCGCCCCGCATGGGGCAACCTCCGCGAGCGGCTTCCCCTCCAGCTCGGGGACGTCAGTAACGACGTGTCGTCGGTGTTCGACGCCATAGACGAAGAGGTCGCCCCGCTGCAGTCCCTGCTGCCGAAGCAGCCACCCGAGTCCGGCGACGGCAAACGCCACGGCGGCTCCGGCTCGGACTCCACCGGCACGTCCGGCTCCGACCGGTCGGCCCACCCCAGCGCCGGCGACAGCGGCTCCTCCGACGGCAACCGGTCCAGCCGCCCGAGCAACTCGGCCGAGAGCTCGGGCAGCGAGAGCGACGGCCTGCTCGGCGGAAACACCGGCGGCCTCCTCGACCCACCGAAGGACACCGGCAGCTCGGGTTCCTCCTCATCCACCCCATCCCCGACCACCGAGCCCGCCGTAACCCTCCCACCCCTGCTCCCGGGCCTGCTGCCCGGCCTGGGCATCGAGGGCGAGGACGCGAACTAG
- a CDS encoding lysophospholipid acyltransferase family protein: MADAKVIPFDDDRSRGGAAQRPPRRRSAGSRRKSGESALVREVQPLPGRSFAQDDVPVTREEQPPQQPQDDGGLERRIASGLAFLRRRLTGDYDVDDFGYDEELTDQVLMSLLRPVYEKYFRVEVKGVENIPSEGGALIVANHSGTLPLDGLMMQVAVHDHHPAGRHLRLLAADLVFVLPVVNELARKLGHTLACAEDAERLLGQGELVGVMPEGFKGIGKPFSERYKLQRFGRGGFVSTALRKGTPIIPCSIVGAEEIYPMIGNAKTLARVLGFPYFPLTPTFPWLGPLGAVPLPTKWTIQFGEPIPTDGYPPEAAEDPMLMFNLTDQVREQIQHTLYKLLVQRRSVFF; this comes from the coding sequence ATGGCGGACGCCAAGGTCATTCCGTTCGACGACGACCGTTCCCGCGGGGGCGCCGCGCAGCGGCCGCCGCGGCGGCGGAGCGCGGGGAGCCGGCGCAAGAGCGGTGAATCCGCGCTGGTACGCGAGGTCCAGCCTCTCCCCGGACGGTCATTCGCGCAGGATGATGTTCCTGTGACACGTGAGGAACAGCCGCCCCAGCAGCCCCAGGACGACGGCGGCCTGGAGCGGCGCATCGCGAGCGGCCTGGCCTTCCTGCGCCGCCGCCTGACCGGGGACTACGACGTCGACGACTTCGGGTACGACGAGGAGCTCACCGACCAGGTTCTGATGTCCCTGCTGCGCCCGGTGTACGAGAAGTACTTCCGGGTCGAGGTGAAGGGCGTGGAGAACATCCCCTCCGAGGGCGGTGCGCTGATCGTCGCCAACCACTCGGGCACGCTGCCGCTGGACGGCCTGATGATGCAGGTCGCCGTGCACGACCACCACCCGGCGGGCCGGCATCTGCGCCTCCTCGCCGCCGACCTGGTCTTCGTGCTGCCGGTGGTCAACGAGCTCGCCCGCAAGCTGGGCCACACCCTGGCCTGCGCCGAGGACGCCGAGCGCCTCCTTGGGCAGGGCGAGTTGGTCGGGGTGATGCCGGAGGGCTTCAAGGGCATCGGCAAGCCCTTCAGCGAGCGCTACAAGCTTCAGCGCTTCGGCCGCGGCGGCTTCGTCTCCACGGCCCTGCGCAAGGGCACGCCGATCATTCCGTGCTCGATCGTCGGCGCGGAGGAGATCTACCCGATGATCGGCAACGCCAAGACCCTGGCCCGTGTCCTGGGTTTCCCGTACTTCCCGCTGACCCCGACCTTCCCGTGGCTCGGCCCGCTCGGCGCGGTCCCCCTCCCCACCAAGTGGACGATCCAGTTCGGCGAGCCGATCCCCACGGACGGCTATCCGCCGGAGGCCGCCGAGGACCCGATGCTGATGTTCAACCTGACGGACCAGGTCAGGGAGCAGATCCAGCACACGTTGTACAAGTTGCTGGTGCAACGGCGGTCGGTTTTCTTCTGA